The following are encoded together in the Halomonas halophila genome:
- the ftsZ gene encoding cell division protein FtsZ gives MSDPQLPQEYPASLKVVGIGGGGGNAVRHLIDTTALEGIDAIAVNTDRQALERLPQGVAMPIGSATTRGLGAGADPEAGRRAAEESHEGLRARLAGADLVFLMAGMGGGTGSGATPAIADLAREMGLLTVAVVTRPFGFEGQRRRQAADEAIAALDGRVDCLAVVPNDRLLPTLGHGASMMRAFAAVNDVLREAVTGIAEVITRPGLINIDFADVAAVMRRPGRARIGTGEGTGEGRAGAAVRAALEHPLLEATDLAEAAGVLVSITAGADLSLADFDEVGQQVAELAGEDALRVVGTAFDPDMEGRLRVSLIATGLEVAQTQAKQPPSPRRSSPAGEPRPAPSSTDAPEREGSAEPEELLDLDDFLNRLKRR, from the coding sequence ATGAGCGACCCACAGCTTCCCCAGGAATATCCCGCTTCCCTCAAGGTGGTCGGCATCGGCGGCGGCGGCGGCAATGCCGTTCGCCACCTGATCGACACCACCGCCCTCGAGGGCATCGACGCCATCGCCGTGAACACCGACCGCCAGGCCCTCGAGCGGCTGCCACAGGGCGTGGCGATGCCCATCGGCAGCGCCACCACCCGCGGCCTCGGTGCCGGAGCCGATCCCGAGGCCGGCCGGCGAGCCGCCGAGGAGAGCCACGAGGGCCTGCGCGCGCGGCTGGCCGGCGCCGATCTGGTGTTCCTGATGGCCGGCATGGGCGGTGGCACCGGCAGCGGCGCGACCCCGGCCATCGCCGACCTGGCCCGCGAGATGGGCCTGCTGACCGTGGCCGTGGTGACGCGCCCGTTCGGCTTCGAGGGTCAGCGGCGCCGGCAGGCCGCCGACGAGGCCATCGCGGCACTGGACGGCCGGGTCGACTGCCTGGCGGTGGTGCCCAACGACCGCCTGCTGCCGACCCTCGGCCACGGCGCCTCGATGATGCGCGCCTTCGCCGCCGTCAACGACGTGCTGCGCGAGGCAGTGACCGGCATCGCCGAGGTCATCACCCGGCCGGGACTGATCAACATCGACTTCGCCGACGTGGCGGCGGTGATGCGCCGGCCCGGGCGGGCGCGCATCGGCACCGGCGAGGGCACGGGCGAGGGCCGCGCCGGCGCGGCGGTGCGCGCGGCCCTGGAGCATCCGCTGCTGGAGGCCACCGACCTGGCCGAGGCCGCCGGGGTGCTGGTCAGCATCACCGCCGGCGCGGACCTGAGCCTGGCCGACTTCGACGAGGTGGGGCAGCAGGTGGCCGAGCTGGCCGGCGAGGACGCCCTGCGGGTGGTTGGCACCGCCTTCGACCCCGACATGGAAGGACGCCTGCGGGTCTCGCTGATCGCCACCGGGCTGGAGGTCGCCCAGACGCAGGCGAAGCAGCCCCCGTCGCCGCGCCGATCAAGCCCGGCCGGCGAGCCGCGCCCGGCGCCGTCGTCGACCGACGCCCCAGAGCGAGAGGGAAGCGCAGAGCCGGAGGAACTGCTGGATCTCGACGACTTCCTGAACCGCCTCAAGCGCCGCTGA
- a CDS encoding EAL domain-containing protein, whose protein sequence is MDSDQLLNTHALSVERIMHTGLLSCGPDTPLCEAASRMSQRRCSAILVVEEGRTLGIWTERDSLALDFADPESLRRPVGEVMSRPVVTIDRGVSVGEVAARFAQLGYRHLLVVDDDERPLGMVSQSDVALNQGLEPYLRFREVKGAMRRSPVVLPSALGLAEAARWMRDAGAEAAVVEDDSRSLGILTERDLVRFVARHPGSMSVGELASRPLLTIGADEPLIRARDALVGEGVRHLAVVDEAGGVSGLLGFQDLLSGVEHGYLQDLREALEARDRALAESRESLQLAERVIDASLEGIIITDPQTRIRFVNPAFTHMTGYSLEEVVGRTPAVLSSGRHDAVFYRDMWDTLQQGGFWRGEIWNRRKSGELYLELLTISAIRDERGEVTHYAALFTDITHIRENEERVRHLAYYDPLTGLPNRRLLDDRLALAIRHAHRQGRRLAVLFLDLDHFKQVNDSLGHAVGDELLVRLTERLQHHLREDDTLARLGGDEFIVLLPDVKEVDEVTRVARRLIEATSAPFELGTQRFRVGCSLGISLYPDDGDTPERLVKRADAAMYRAKEEGRNTYRLYRAEMHVEDHQHLALETALRNTAETGEGLDVHYQPLIDRDSGEVKGAEALLRWHAPGLGEVSPGDFIPLAERSGLILPLGRRLMQLVAGQLQAWREAGLTPPRVAINLSARQFWQADLVDEVRRLYEAHGLPPGQIGFELTESTLIDQHQQAVATLAALRDLGCHIAIDDFGTGYSSLSYLQELPVTTLKIDRSFIRGLGESRGSGAILAAVTGLARELGLRVVAEGVETEAQLEALAAYHVTLIQGFLTGRPVPGATFRERYLDRTTA, encoded by the coding sequence ATGGACTCGGATCAGCTGCTCAACACCCACGCCCTCTCCGTCGAACGGATCATGCATACCGGCCTGCTCAGCTGCGGGCCGGACACGCCGCTGTGCGAGGCCGCCTCGCGCATGAGTCAGCGTCGCTGCAGCGCGATCCTGGTGGTCGAGGAGGGCCGGACCCTCGGCATCTGGACCGAGCGCGACAGCCTGGCCCTCGACTTCGCCGACCCCGAGTCGCTGCGCCGCCCGGTCGGCGAGGTGATGAGCCGGCCGGTGGTCACCATCGACCGTGGCGTGTCGGTGGGCGAGGTCGCCGCGCGTTTCGCTCAGCTGGGCTATCGCCACCTGCTGGTGGTGGATGACGACGAACGCCCGTTGGGCATGGTGTCCCAGAGCGACGTGGCGCTGAACCAGGGGCTCGAGCCCTATCTGCGGTTCCGCGAGGTCAAGGGCGCGATGCGCCGCTCGCCGGTGGTGCTGCCGAGCGCTCTCGGCCTGGCCGAGGCGGCGCGCTGGATGCGCGACGCCGGCGCCGAGGCCGCCGTGGTGGAGGACGACTCGCGCTCGCTGGGCATCCTCACCGAGCGCGACCTGGTGCGCTTCGTCGCCCGTCATCCGGGCTCGATGAGCGTCGGCGAGCTGGCCAGCCGTCCGCTGCTGACCATCGGCGCCGATGAGCCGCTGATCCGCGCCCGCGATGCGCTGGTCGGCGAGGGGGTGCGTCACCTGGCGGTTGTCGACGAGGCGGGCGGCGTGAGCGGCTTGCTGGGCTTCCAGGACCTGCTCTCCGGGGTCGAGCACGGCTACCTGCAGGATCTGCGCGAGGCGCTCGAGGCGCGTGACCGGGCGCTGGCCGAGTCGCGTGAGAGCCTGCAGCTGGCCGAGCGGGTCATCGATGCCTCGCTGGAGGGCATCATCATCACCGACCCGCAGACGCGCATCCGCTTCGTCAATCCGGCCTTCACCCACATGACCGGCTACTCCCTGGAGGAAGTGGTCGGCCGCACGCCGGCGGTGCTGTCCTCCGGGCGCCACGACGCGGTCTTCTACCGGGACATGTGGGACACGCTGCAGCAGGGCGGCTTCTGGCGCGGCGAGATATGGAATCGGCGCAAGAGCGGCGAGCTCTACCTGGAGCTGCTGACGATCTCGGCGATCCGCGATGAGCGGGGCGAGGTCACCCACTACGCGGCGCTGTTCACCGACATCACCCATATCCGCGAGAACGAGGAGCGGGTGCGCCACCTGGCCTACTACGATCCGCTCACCGGCCTGCCCAATCGGCGCCTGCTCGACGATCGTCTGGCGCTGGCGATCCGCCACGCCCATCGACAGGGGCGGCGCCTGGCGGTGCTGTTCCTCGATCTGGACCACTTCAAGCAGGTCAACGATTCGCTGGGGCATGCCGTGGGCGACGAGCTGCTGGTGCGGCTCACCGAGCGCCTGCAGCACCACCTGCGCGAGGACGACACCCTGGCGCGTCTGGGCGGCGACGAGTTCATCGTGCTGCTGCCCGACGTCAAGGAAGTCGACGAGGTGACCCGGGTGGCGCGGCGGCTGATCGAGGCGACCAGCGCGCCCTTCGAGCTGGGCACGCAGCGCTTCCGGGTCGGCTGCAGTCTGGGCATCAGCCTCTACCCCGACGACGGCGACACGCCCGAGCGGCTGGTGAAGCGAGCCGATGCGGCCATGTACCGCGCCAAGGAGGAAGGGCGCAATACCTACCGGCTCTATCGCGCCGAGATGCATGTCGAGGATCACCAGCACCTGGCGCTGGAGACGGCGCTGCGCAACACCGCCGAGACCGGCGAGGGGCTCGATGTCCATTATCAGCCGCTGATCGACCGCGACAGCGGCGAGGTCAAGGGCGCCGAGGCGCTGCTGCGCTGGCATGCGCCGGGGCTGGGGGAGGTGTCGCCGGGGGACTTCATACCGCTGGCCGAGCGCTCCGGGCTGATCCTGCCGCTGGGGCGACGGCTGATGCAGCTGGTGGCCGGCCAGCTGCAGGCCTGGCGCGAGGCCGGCCTGACGCCGCCGCGGGTGGCGATCAACCTGTCGGCGCGCCAGTTCTGGCAGGCCGACCTGGTCGATGAGGTGCGCCGGCTCTACGAGGCGCATGGCCTGCCGCCGGGCCAGATCGGCTTCGAGCTGACCGAGAGCACCCTGATCGACCAGCACCAGCAGGCCGTGGCCACCCTGGCGGCCCTGCGTGACCTGGGCTGCCACATCGCCATCGACGACTTCGGCACCGGCTACTCCTCGCTGAGCTATCTGCAGGAGCTGCCGGTGACGACGCTGAAGATCGATCGCAGCTTCATTCGCGGCCTGGGGGAGTCCCGGGGCAGCGGCGCCATCCTCGCCGCGGTGACCGGGCTGGCCCGGGAGCTCGGCCTGCGGGTGGTGGCCGAGGGCGTGGAGACCGAGGCCCAGCTCGAGGCGCTCGCCGCCTATCACGTCACCCTGATCCAGGGTTTCCTCACCGGCCGGCCGGTGCCGGGAGCGACCTTCCGCGAGCGCTACCTGGATCGGACGACCGCCTAG
- a CDS encoding bifunctional diguanylate cyclase/phosphodiesterase, whose amino-acid sequence MQDDHDVSAAVSEHRVTAEQVDELARILDEGAITPLFQPIVDAGCQGIFGYEALARGPAGSPLHSPVALFDCARETGRLLELDLLCRRRAIEAFARCGLPGRLFLNVMPASLLERDFREGLTRAYLDGVGLSPERVVIELTEHLPIHDYALMRQAVDHYRRMGFQVALDDLGAGYSSLRHWAELRPDFVKIDRHFAQGIDHDPGKRQFLTSLLEVSRSLGCQVIAEGIETEGEQRCLWEMNCTLMQGYHFARPAAKPPTRLEPSLPARREVSGSFGTTAAMLCRHLAPVRQGTRVPEVVERFRHDPELRCLAVLDDGDRPVGVVRQHEFLGVFANPFSHSLHARRAIDELMDRRMLVAEASMPLEALSRRVTESAKGSRDDFVVVDDDGRYRGLGQIVDLLREITALQVRAARQANPLTGLPGNEAIHDTLAARLARGEAFVAVYADLDAFKAYNDVYGYARGDQVILALARMLQEESGDDGFVGHVGGDDFMLVLGEATAKSRCEAILARFAHFAPQFYSLEHREAGGFDGHDREGRARFVPLMSLSLAYHAVAPGAERTAMDIGNVLAELKAEAKRQPGNSLFVDRRQGRAGLDCRPDETLR is encoded by the coding sequence ATGCAGGATGACCACGACGTTTCAGCGGCGGTGTCAGAACACCGGGTGACGGCCGAACAGGTCGACGAGCTGGCGCGGATACTCGACGAGGGCGCGATCACGCCGCTGTTCCAGCCCATCGTCGATGCCGGCTGCCAGGGGATCTTCGGCTACGAGGCGCTGGCACGCGGCCCCGCGGGGTCGCCGCTGCACTCGCCGGTGGCGCTGTTCGACTGCGCTCGGGAGACAGGACGCCTGCTGGAGCTGGATCTGCTTTGCCGCCGTCGGGCCATCGAGGCCTTCGCGCGATGCGGGCTGCCCGGACGGCTGTTTCTCAACGTCATGCCGGCTTCGCTGCTCGAGCGAGACTTCCGCGAGGGCCTGACCCGTGCCTACCTGGACGGCGTGGGGCTGTCGCCGGAGCGGGTGGTGATCGAGCTGACCGAGCACCTGCCGATCCACGACTATGCGCTGATGCGTCAGGCCGTCGACCATTACCGGCGCATGGGCTTCCAGGTGGCGCTGGACGACCTGGGCGCCGGCTATTCGAGCCTGCGTCACTGGGCGGAGCTGCGCCCCGACTTCGTCAAGATCGATCGCCACTTCGCCCAGGGTATCGATCACGATCCGGGCAAGCGCCAGTTCCTGACCTCGTTGCTCGAGGTGTCGCGGAGCCTCGGTTGCCAGGTCATCGCCGAGGGCATCGAGACCGAGGGTGAGCAGCGCTGCCTGTGGGAGATGAACTGCACGCTGATGCAGGGCTATCACTTCGCCCGCCCGGCGGCGAAGCCGCCGACCCGGCTCGAGCCTTCACTGCCGGCGCGACGTGAGGTCTCCGGTTCCTTCGGCACCACCGCCGCCATGCTGTGCCGGCATCTGGCGCCGGTTCGTCAGGGCACCCGGGTGCCCGAGGTGGTGGAACGCTTCCGTCATGACCCGGAGCTGCGCTGCCTGGCGGTGCTCGACGATGGTGACCGGCCGGTGGGCGTGGTGCGCCAGCACGAGTTCCTGGGCGTGTTCGCCAACCCCTTCAGCCACTCGCTGCATGCCCGGCGGGCCATCGACGAGCTGATGGATCGCCGCATGCTGGTGGCCGAGGCCTCGATGCCGCTGGAGGCGCTGAGCCGGCGCGTCACCGAATCCGCCAAGGGCAGCCGCGACGACTTCGTGGTGGTCGACGATGACGGCCGCTATCGCGGCCTGGGGCAGATCGTCGACCTGCTGCGCGAGATCACCGCCCTCCAGGTGCGTGCGGCGCGCCAGGCCAACCCTCTCACCGGGCTGCCCGGCAACGAGGCGATCCACGATACGCTGGCTGCGCGCCTGGCCCGCGGAGAGGCCTTCGTCGCCGTCTATGCGGATCTCGACGCCTTCAAGGCCTACAACGACGTCTACGGCTATGCCCGCGGCGATCAGGTCATCCTGGCCCTGGCTCGCATGCTGCAGGAAGAATCTGGCGACGATGGTTTCGTTGGCCATGTGGGCGGCGACGACTTCATGCTGGTGCTGGGGGAGGCGACGGCGAAGTCGCGCTGTGAGGCGATCCTGGCGCGTTTCGCCCACTTCGCGCCGCAGTTCTATTCGCTCGAGCACCGCGAGGCCGGCGGTTTCGACGGCCACGACCGTGAGGGGCGGGCACGGTTCGTGCCGCTGATGTCACTGTCGCTGGCCTATCACGCCGTCGCGCCCGGGGCAGAGAGAACCGCCATGGACATCGGCAACGTGCTGGCCGAACTGAAGGCCGAGGCCAAGCGTCAGCCGGGCAACAGCCTGTTTGTTGATCGTCGTCAAGGACGCGCCGGGCTTGACTGTCGTCCAGACGAAACGCTGCGCTAG
- a CDS encoding methyl-accepting chemotaxis protein: MTIRFSWFLVLIAFTAIILGTGALGLYANHHGRSAFDTLRDVQVAQSRALNRAYIATLRAQVAMDRAAHLVRVPSFDRPGPILEQAERHMDQAKAAFERFQALPVAESQQEAREALASRFQSLFSTGLSLQLMLLQEGDAGGYDSGQSRVSDMSQAFMDGADAFFAGAVERGDGLAERFSAVAGWLNLALLAALGGALAIVLVVIWGVRANVLRPLSRMIAHFRRIADGDLATLVEARSNNEIGQLYRELDGMRRALATTVARVRHGSDRVLDGAGDMSEGNQELASRTRQQAAALEQTTASLDEMTASVADNATHVGEANRLAEQATGKARQGGEVVADFVATMDDIHARSQRIGEIVGMIDDIAFQTNLLALNASVEAARAGEHGRGFAVVAGEVRSLASRSAGAAREIRDLIEASRSSVERGNGLSRRAGEDMTGIVAAIQGVSERVDQIAHASDEQRQGLEQVNQAMHQMGSVTQRNRDMVERAERTAATLEEEAERMRGFTAGFTLATAEAPTPEDDATEPASSDPRALEAMPA; the protein is encoded by the coding sequence ATGACCATCCGATTCAGCTGGTTCCTGGTGCTGATCGCCTTCACCGCGATCATCCTCGGTACCGGAGCCCTCGGCCTCTACGCCAACCACCACGGCCGCAGTGCCTTCGACACGCTGCGCGACGTCCAGGTCGCCCAGTCCCGGGCACTGAACCGCGCCTACATCGCCACCCTGCGCGCCCAGGTGGCGATGGATCGCGCCGCTCACCTGGTGCGGGTGCCTTCCTTCGACCGCCCGGGGCCCATCCTCGAACAGGCCGAGCGCCACATGGATCAGGCCAAGGCGGCCTTCGAGCGCTTCCAGGCTCTGCCAGTGGCCGAGTCGCAACAGGAGGCCCGCGAGGCGCTGGCCTCACGCTTCCAGTCGCTGTTCAGTACCGGGCTCTCGCTGCAGCTCATGCTGCTGCAGGAGGGGGACGCGGGCGGCTACGATTCCGGCCAGTCCCGGGTCAGCGACATGAGCCAGGCCTTCATGGACGGCGCCGATGCCTTCTTCGCCGGTGCCGTCGAGCGTGGGGACGGTCTGGCCGAGCGCTTCTCGGCGGTGGCCGGCTGGCTGAACCTGGCGCTGCTGGCGGCGTTGGGCGGCGCCCTGGCCATCGTGCTGGTGGTGATCTGGGGCGTGCGGGCCAACGTGCTCCGGCCGCTGTCGCGGATGATCGCGCATTTCCGGCGCATCGCCGACGGCGACCTGGCCACCCTGGTGGAGGCGCGCAGCAACAACGAGATCGGCCAGCTGTATCGCGAGCTCGACGGCATGCGCCGGGCGCTCGCCACCACCGTGGCACGGGTGCGCCACGGCAGCGACCGGGTGCTGGACGGTGCCGGCGACATGAGCGAAGGCAACCAGGAGCTGGCCTCGCGGACCCGGCAGCAGGCCGCCGCCCTGGAGCAGACCACCGCCAGCCTGGACGAGATGACCGCCTCGGTGGCCGACAACGCCACCCATGTGGGCGAGGCCAACCGGCTGGCCGAGCAGGCCACCGGCAAGGCCCGCCAGGGCGGCGAGGTGGTGGCCGATTTCGTCGCCACCATGGATGATATCCATGCCCGCTCGCAGCGGATCGGCGAGATCGTCGGCATGATCGACGACATCGCCTTCCAGACCAATCTGCTGGCGCTCAACGCTTCGGTGGAGGCGGCGCGAGCCGGCGAACATGGCCGCGGCTTCGCCGTGGTGGCCGGCGAGGTGCGCTCGCTGGCCTCGCGCTCGGCGGGCGCCGCCCGCGAGATTCGCGATCTGATCGAGGCCTCGCGCAGCAGCGTGGAGCGCGGCAACGGCCTGTCGCGCCGGGCCGGCGAGGACATGACCGGCATCGTCGCCGCCATCCAGGGCGTCAGTGAACGGGTCGACCAGATTGCCCACGCCTCCGACGAACAGCGCCAGGGCCTCGAGCAGGTCAATCAGGCCATGCACCAGATGGGCAGCGTGACCCAGCGCAACCGCGACATGGTCGAGCGCGCCGAGCGGACCGCCGCGACCCTGGAGGAAGAGGCCGAACGCATGCGGGGCTTCACGGCAGGCTTCACCCTGGCGACGGCGGAGGCGCCGACGCCCGAGGACGACGCGACGGAGCCGGCCTCGTCCGACCCTCGCGCACTGGAGGCCATGCCGGCCTGA
- a CDS encoding flagellar protein FlaG translates to MSDAVNEISASRTTQTPDGSTPRRRVEQVLAGWLPPEETAATGSVNQGELVAPVQRINEVMRPYGVEFELSETTSRVVTRLVDRDTRELIRQIPAEEVMRVAEHLEELQGRLIDLEA, encoded by the coding sequence ATGTCAGATGCCGTTAACGAAATCAGCGCGAGTCGCACGACCCAAACCCCCGACGGCAGCACGCCGCGCCGCCGGGTGGAGCAGGTCCTGGCCGGCTGGCTGCCGCCCGAGGAAACCGCCGCCACAGGATCGGTGAACCAGGGCGAGCTGGTCGCACCGGTGCAGCGGATCAATGAGGTGATGCGCCCCTACGGGGTGGAATTCGAGCTCAGCGAGACCACCTCGCGAGTGGTCACCCGCCTGGTGGACCGGGACACCCGCGAACTGATTCGCCAGATCCCTGCCGAGGAGGTGATGCGCGTCGCCGAGCATCTGGAGGAACTTCAGGGCAGGCTGATCGATCTGGAGGCCTGA
- the fliE gene encoding flagellar hook-basal body complex protein FliE: MSSPALASALAQMQSLATQAGGEAAKGQQLDTAVGNGGFAGELQSSIQRINELKLQAADSAKAFQAGEPGVELNDVMVDMQKASVASEMGLQVRNRLVTAYKDIMNMQV; the protein is encoded by the coding sequence ATGAGTTCACCCGCTCTCGCCTCGGCGCTCGCCCAGATGCAGTCGCTGGCCACCCAGGCCGGCGGTGAGGCCGCCAAGGGGCAGCAGCTCGACACCGCCGTGGGCAACGGCGGCTTTGCCGGCGAGCTTCAGTCCTCGATCCAGCGCATCAACGAGCTCAAGCTCCAGGCCGCCGACTCGGCCAAGGCCTTCCAGGCTGGCGAGCCGGGCGTCGAGCTCAACGACGTCATGGTCGACATGCAGAAGGCCAGCGTCGCCTCGGAAATGGGGCTCCAGGTCCGCAACCGCCTGGTGACGGCCTATAAGGACATCATGAACATGCAGGTCTGA
- the fliF gene encoding flagellar basal-body MS-ring/collar protein FliF, giving the protein MSSGASATGGQQAQTSPFAQLSRQLRGSPLIALLIVGAAVVAIAVALLLWARSPDYRVLFSNLSEADGGSIISELDSRGIPYEFSAGGQALMVPGDRVHSLRLQLAEQGLPRGGNVGLELMENQAFGISQFAEQVNYQRGLEGELARSMESLGPVAGARVHLALAKDSVFVRQREPAKASVVLNLQPGRTLGEGQVASIVHLVASSVPDLAADAVTVVDQSGRLLSTPDGGGSGLDGTQLDYVAEVERAYQRRIETILAPILGRGNVKAQVTAQVDFSRREETSERYGPNQPPNEAAVRSRQTSLNVNGNGDLAQGIPGALSNTPPGAAPSPIDAQGEDAEQDQANDEEGGTTTEQRLSRDDVINYEVDRQVSHVQHRRGGVERLSAAVVVNYRERLDEDTGELVPAPLDEQEMAQIERLVRQAMGYSDARGDQVAVVNSAFAAGDDAASEPAWWQRSDVQQLAFALGRYLLVGIALLLLYLLILRPFIRRYTEQPAPASLPASPGFQARVGGDEDDEHDRAADEDHDDEAANEESPASRRRKRRATTYEANLNDLREMAQEDPSMVAMIVRGWMNKHDE; this is encoded by the coding sequence ATGAGCAGTGGCGCCTCCGCCACCGGCGGCCAACAGGCCCAGACCTCTCCCTTCGCGCAGCTGTCCCGGCAGCTGCGCGGCAGCCCCCTGATCGCCCTGCTGATCGTCGGCGCGGCCGTGGTCGCCATCGCGGTGGCGCTGCTGCTGTGGGCGCGCAGCCCCGACTATCGGGTGCTGTTCAGCAACCTCAGCGAAGCCGACGGCGGCAGCATCATCAGCGAGCTCGACAGCCGCGGCATCCCCTACGAGTTCAGCGCCGGCGGCCAGGCGCTGATGGTGCCCGGCGACCGGGTCCACAGCCTGCGCCTGCAGCTGGCCGAACAGGGCCTGCCACGCGGCGGCAACGTCGGCCTCGAGCTGATGGAGAACCAGGCCTTCGGCATCAGCCAGTTCGCCGAGCAGGTCAACTACCAGCGCGGTCTCGAAGGCGAGCTCGCCCGCTCCATGGAATCGCTCGGCCCGGTGGCCGGCGCGCGGGTACACCTGGCGCTGGCAAAGGACTCGGTCTTCGTGCGCCAGCGCGAGCCGGCCAAGGCCTCGGTGGTGCTCAACCTGCAGCCCGGCCGCACCCTCGGCGAGGGCCAGGTGGCCTCCATCGTGCATCTGGTCGCCAGCAGCGTCCCCGACCTGGCCGCCGATGCGGTCACGGTGGTCGACCAGAGCGGCCGACTGCTCTCCACGCCCGATGGCGGCGGCTCGGGGCTCGACGGCACCCAGCTCGACTACGTCGCCGAAGTGGAACGCGCCTACCAGCGCCGCATCGAGACCATCCTGGCGCCGATCCTCGGCCGCGGTAACGTCAAGGCCCAGGTCACCGCCCAGGTCGACTTCTCCCGACGCGAGGAGACCTCCGAACGCTACGGCCCCAACCAGCCGCCCAACGAGGCCGCGGTGCGCAGCCGCCAGACCAGCCTCAACGTCAACGGCAACGGCGATCTGGCCCAGGGCATTCCCGGTGCGCTCAGCAACACGCCCCCCGGCGCGGCCCCCTCCCCGATCGATGCCCAGGGCGAGGACGCCGAGCAGGACCAGGCAAACGACGAAGAGGGCGGCACGACGACCGAGCAGCGCCTGAGTCGTGATGACGTCATCAACTATGAGGTCGATCGCCAGGTCTCCCACGTCCAGCATCGCCGCGGCGGGGTCGAACGCCTCTCCGCCGCCGTGGTGGTCAACTATCGCGAACGCCTCGACGAGGACACCGGCGAGCTCGTTCCCGCGCCGCTCGACGAACAGGAGATGGCGCAGATCGAGCGTCTGGTACGCCAGGCCATGGGCTACTCCGACGCCCGCGGCGACCAGGTCGCGGTGGTCAACAGCGCCTTCGCCGCCGGGGACGACGCGGCCAGCGAGCCGGCCTGGTGGCAGCGCAGCGACGTCCAGCAGCTGGCCTTCGCCCTGGGCCGCTACCTGCTGGTGGGCATCGCCCTGCTGCTGCTCTATCTGCTGATCCTGCGGCCCTTCATCCGCCGTTACACCGAACAGCCCGCCCCGGCCAGCCTGCCGGCATCGCCCGGCTTCCAGGCCCGCGTGGGCGGCGACGAGGACGACGAGCACGACCGCGCGGCCGACGAGGATCACGACGATGAAGCGGCGAACGAAGAGAGCCCGGCCTCGCGGCGTCGCAAGCGTCGCGCCACGACCTACGAAGCCAACCTCAATGATCTGCGCGAGATGGCCCAGGAGGACCCGAGCATGGTGGCCATGATCGTTCGCGGCTGGATGAACAAACATGACGAGTAA
- the fliG gene encoding flagellar motor switch protein FliG — protein sequence MTSNAMTGLRRSAILLLALDEDSAAEVFKHMSNKEVQALSMEMATMSQVSHEEMRQVLQDFSNETEEFIALNLNSSDHIRSVLTKALGSERASSLIEDVMESAGNNSGIDALNLMEASMVAELIRDEHPQIIATILIHLERHQASDVLEAFDDKLRNDVVLRIATFSGVQPAALQELTEVLTGMLDGQNLKRSKMGGARTAAEILNLMNSNQEEAAIETVRSHSEDLAQKIIDEMFLFENMVDLDDRSIQMVLKEIDTNSLVVALKGSPETLMDKFLRNMSQRAADLLREDMEGRGPIRVSQVEAEQKAILQVVRRLADSGEIVLSGGDDTYV from the coding sequence ATGACGAGTAATGCGATGACCGGCCTGCGCCGCAGCGCCATCCTGCTGCTGGCCCTCGACGAGGACAGCGCCGCCGAGGTCTTCAAGCACATGTCCAACAAGGAGGTGCAGGCGCTGAGCATGGAGATGGCCACCATGAGCCAGGTCTCCCACGAGGAAATGCGCCAGGTGCTGCAGGACTTCAGCAACGAGACCGAGGAATTCATCGCGCTGAACCTCAACTCCAGCGACCATATCCGCTCGGTGCTGACCAAGGCGCTGGGCAGCGAGCGCGCCTCGAGCCTGATCGAGGACGTCATGGAGAGCGCCGGCAACAACTCCGGCATCGACGCGCTCAACCTGATGGAAGCCTCGATGGTGGCCGAGCTGATCCGCGACGAGCACCCGCAGATCATCGCCACGATCCTGATCCACCTGGAGCGGCACCAGGCCTCGGACGTGCTGGAAGCGTTCGACGACAAGCTGCGCAACGACGTGGTGCTGCGCATCGCCACCTTCAGCGGCGTGCAGCCGGCGGCGCTGCAGGAGCTCACCGAGGTACTCACCGGCATGCTCGACGGCCAGAACCTCAAGCGCAGCAAGATGGGCGGTGCCCGCACCGCGGCCGAGATCCTCAACCTGATGAACAGCAACCAGGAAGAGGCCGCCATCGAGACCGTTCGCTCGCACAGCGAGGACCTGGCGCAGAAGATCATCGACGAGATGTTCCTGTTCGAGAACATGGTCGACCTCGACGACCGCAGCATCCAGATGGTGCTCAAGGAGATCGATACCAACTCGCTGGTGGTCGCGCTCAAGGGCTCGCCCGAGACGCTCATGGACAAGTTCCTGCGCAACATGTCCCAGCGCGCCGCCGACCTGCTGCGCGAAGACATGGAGGGCCGCGGGCCGATCCGCGTTTCCCAGGTGGAGGCCGAGCAGAAGGCCATCCTCCAGGTGGTGCGCCGCCTGGCCGACTCCGGCGAGATCGTGCTGAGCGGCGGAGACGACACCTATGTCTGA